The following coding sequences are from one Paenibacillus stellifer window:
- the ileS gene encoding isoleucine--tRNA ligase, producing MQKVDIKEKARDRDVRILKKWNEENTFRRSIDNREGKPNYVFYEGPPTANGAPHIGHVLGRVIKDFIGRYQTMKGYRVVRKAGWDTHGLPVELGVEKQLGISGKQEIEAYGVEKFIKKCKDSVFNYEKQWREFTEAIGYWTDLDNPYVTLNNTYIESVWNILATVHDKGLLYRGHRVSPYCPSCQTTLSSHEVAQGYKTVKDLSATAKFKLDDSGEYVLAWTTTPWTLPAHMALAVNPDMDYVRVEQEDGVYIMAKNLVEEVAKGDHKVLSELKGSELVGKTYQPPFSYIKAERSNVIVGASFVTDASGTGIVHMAPAHGEDDYKACRENGISFVNVVDASGKYTDTVTDFAGRFVKDCDLDIVKALSEKGLLYGKEKYEHSYPFCWRCDTPLLYYATDSWFIATTAIKDQLIANNNGVDWYPGHVREGRFGKFLDELVDWNISRNRYWGTPLNVWVCQETGKEFAPHSIAQLREMAIGDVPEDIELHKPYVDEIKLRSPFKEGAEMVRTSEVIDVWFDSGSMPFAQSHYPFENEDKLEDQYPADMICEGIDQTRGWFYSLLAVSTLFKGKAPYKAVIATGHILDENGQKMSKSKGNVINPWDIMNEYGTDAFRWAILSDSAPWNNKRFSRGLVGESKSKVVDTLVNTHSFLTLYAGIDGYDPAQHPFKLSSHKLDRWILSRLNSLILVVDKGLAINDFVNSSKAIENFIDELSNWYIRRSRDRFWGSGLGEEKLDAYRTLTHVLLTTAKIVAPFMPMLAEDIFVNLGGGESVHLADYPAADESLIDTELEQNMESARNIVELARNVRNETGIKTRQPLSELIVSIDQSFSVADYEEIIKDEINVKNIVLETSDSGFVDFTLKLNLKVAGKKYGKNVGFIQGFLKSMDSDATREVVQSGQLALTSTEGEELTITAEELLIDKQAKPGFASASGYGITVALNTEITPELEQEGWVREVIRAVQDYRKRLDLPIDKRVALSLNVDAELKEAVTAFENVLRDNVLVTTVNFIDDLVPETVDIGGKTIGILIG from the coding sequence ATGCAAAAAGTAGATATCAAAGAAAAAGCGCGTGACCGTGACGTCCGCATCTTGAAGAAATGGAACGAGGAGAATACGTTCCGGAGATCAATTGATAACCGCGAAGGCAAGCCGAACTATGTCTTCTACGAAGGCCCGCCGACCGCTAACGGCGCGCCGCATATCGGGCATGTGCTGGGCCGCGTAATCAAGGACTTCATCGGCCGCTATCAGACGATGAAGGGCTACCGCGTCGTCCGCAAAGCGGGCTGGGATACGCATGGCCTGCCGGTTGAGCTCGGCGTTGAGAAGCAGCTTGGCATCTCCGGCAAGCAGGAGATCGAAGCTTATGGCGTGGAGAAATTCATCAAGAAGTGTAAGGACAGCGTCTTTAACTACGAGAAGCAGTGGCGCGAATTTACGGAAGCGATCGGGTACTGGACCGATCTCGACAACCCTTATGTGACGCTGAACAACACCTACATCGAGAGTGTATGGAACATCCTGGCGACGGTTCATGACAAAGGTCTGCTGTATCGTGGACACCGCGTCAGCCCGTACTGCCCAAGCTGCCAGACGACGCTGAGCTCGCATGAAGTGGCGCAGGGCTATAAGACGGTCAAGGATCTCAGCGCCACGGCCAAATTCAAGCTTGATGACAGCGGCGAATACGTGCTGGCCTGGACTACGACGCCTTGGACGCTGCCGGCGCATATGGCGCTTGCGGTTAATCCGGACATGGATTATGTGCGCGTTGAGCAGGAAGACGGCGTGTACATCATGGCCAAGAATCTGGTCGAAGAAGTTGCCAAAGGAGATCACAAGGTGCTGTCCGAGCTGAAAGGCTCCGAACTGGTCGGCAAAACATATCAGCCGCCGTTCAGCTATATCAAGGCTGAGCGCAGCAATGTCATCGTCGGCGCTTCGTTCGTAACGGATGCCAGCGGTACCGGTATTGTTCACATGGCGCCGGCACACGGCGAGGATGACTACAAAGCCTGCCGCGAGAACGGCATCAGCTTCGTGAACGTAGTGGACGCTTCGGGCAAGTACACGGATACGGTGACGGATTTTGCCGGGCGCTTCGTGAAGGACTGCGACCTTGACATCGTCAAGGCGCTTTCGGAGAAAGGGCTGCTCTACGGCAAGGAAAAATACGAGCACAGCTATCCGTTCTGCTGGCGCTGCGATACTCCGTTGCTGTACTACGCGACGGACAGCTGGTTTATTGCCACAACGGCCATCAAGGATCAGCTGATCGCCAACAACAATGGCGTAGACTGGTATCCGGGACATGTACGCGAAGGCCGTTTCGGCAAGTTCCTTGACGAGCTTGTGGACTGGAACATCAGCCGCAACCGTTACTGGGGCACTCCGCTGAACGTCTGGGTCTGCCAGGAGACGGGCAAGGAATTCGCGCCGCACAGCATCGCGCAGCTGAGAGAAATGGCGATCGGCGATGTGCCTGAGGACATCGAGCTGCATAAGCCGTATGTGGATGAAATCAAGCTGCGCAGCCCGTTCAAGGAAGGCGCGGAAATGGTCCGCACATCCGAAGTGATCGACGTCTGGTTCGACAGCGGCTCGATGCCGTTCGCGCAGAGCCATTATCCGTTCGAGAACGAGGATAAGCTGGAAGATCAATATCCGGCAGATATGATCTGCGAAGGCATCGACCAGACGCGCGGCTGGTTCTACAGCCTGCTGGCGGTGTCCACGCTGTTCAAGGGCAAGGCGCCTTACAAAGCGGTTATCGCAACCGGCCACATTCTCGACGAGAACGGCCAGAAGATGTCCAAATCCAAGGGTAATGTCATCAACCCGTGGGATATCATGAATGAGTATGGCACCGACGCCTTCCGGTGGGCGATTCTGTCGGACAGCGCGCCGTGGAACAACAAGCGCTTCTCTCGCGGCCTTGTCGGAGAGAGCAAATCCAAAGTCGTCGACACGCTGGTCAACACCCATTCGTTCCTGACCTTGTACGCTGGCATTGACGGTTACGATCCGGCCCAGCATCCGTTCAAGCTCTCGTCCCACAAGCTGGACCGCTGGATTCTGTCCCGTCTGAACAGCCTGATCCTGGTTGTGGACAAAGGACTAGCGATCAATGACTTCGTCAACTCGTCCAAGGCAATCGAGAACTTTATCGACGAGCTGAGCAATTGGTACATCCGCCGTTCGCGCGACCGGTTCTGGGGCAGCGGGCTGGGCGAAGAGAAGCTGGACGCTTACCGTACGCTGACTCATGTCCTGCTGACGACGGCGAAGATTGTGGCGCCGTTCATGCCGATGCTGGCCGAGGATATCTTCGTCAACCTGGGCGGAGGCGAGAGCGTGCATCTGGCCGACTATCCGGCCGCCGACGAGAGTCTGATCGATACGGAACTGGAGCAGAATATGGAGAGCGCCCGTAATATCGTCGAGCTGGCGCGCAACGTGCGGAACGAGACGGGAATCAAGACCCGCCAACCGCTGTCCGAGCTCATCGTTTCGATTGACCAGAGCTTCAGCGTCGCGGATTACGAGGAGATCATCAAGGACGAAATCAACGTCAAGAACATCGTGCTGGAGACGAGCGACAGCGGATTTGTCGATTTCACACTCAAGCTGAATTTGAAGGTCGCCGGTAAAAAATACGGCAAAAACGTCGGCTTCATCCAGGGCTTTCTGAAGTCTATGGACAGCGACGCAACCCGTGAGGTGGTTCAAAGCGGCCAACTGGCGCTCACTTCGACGGAAGGCGAGGAACTGACGATCACTGCGGAAGAGCTGCTGATCGACAAGCAGGCCAAGCCGGGCTTCGCTTCCGCTTCCGGCTACGGCATCACCGTTGCACTGAATACGGAAATCACACCTGAGCTTGAGCAGGAAGGCTGGGTCCGCGAAGTGATCCGCGCTGTGCAAGATTACCGCAAACGGCTTGATCTGCCGATCGACAAGCGCGTAGCACTGTCGCTTAATGTGGACGCCGAGCTGAAAGAGGCGGTTACCGCTTTTGAAAATGTCCTGAGAGATAATGTTCTGGTGACAACTGTCAATTTCATCGACGATTTGGTGCCGGAGACGGTGGATATCGGCGGCAAAACAATCGGCATTCTGATCGGATAA
- the sigG gene encoding RNA polymerase sporulation sigma factor SigG → MTRNKVEICGVDTAKLPVLTNVEMRELFTLLQQQGEKSAREKLVNGNLRLVLSVIQRFNNRGEYVDDLFQVGCIGLMKAIDNFDLSQNVKFSTYAVPMIIGEIRRYLRDNNPIRVSRSLRDIAYKALQVRDSLTNQNSREPTIFEISEALGVPKEDVVFALDAIQDPVSLFEPIYHDGGDPIYVMDQISDDKNKDVSWIEEIALREAMRRLGQREKRILSMRFFEGKTQMEVAEEIGISQAQVSRLEKSAIQQMQKHVKS, encoded by the coding sequence ATGACCCGAAACAAAGTCGAGATATGCGGAGTGGACACCGCCAAGCTGCCCGTTCTGACGAACGTGGAAATGCGTGAACTGTTCACTTTGCTGCAGCAGCAGGGCGAGAAATCCGCCAGAGAGAAATTGGTGAACGGCAACCTGAGGCTGGTCCTCAGCGTCATTCAGCGGTTCAATAACCGGGGGGAGTATGTGGATGACCTGTTTCAGGTGGGCTGCATCGGGCTGATGAAGGCCATCGATAACTTTGATTTATCGCAGAACGTTAAATTCTCCACTTATGCCGTTCCGATGATTATCGGCGAGATTCGCAGGTACTTAAGAGATAACAATCCGATTCGCGTCTCCCGTTCCCTCAGGGATATCGCCTACAAGGCGCTGCAGGTTCGGGACAGCCTGACCAACCAAAATTCACGGGAACCCACCATTTTCGAAATATCGGAGGCGCTTGGTGTTCCCAAAGAAGATGTGGTCTTCGCGTTGGATGCGATTCAGGATCCTGTGTCCCTCTTCGAGCCGATCTATCATGATGGGGGAGACCCCATTTATGTAATGGACCAGATCAGCGACGACAAGAACAAGGACGTCTCCTGGATTGAGGAAATCGCCCTGCGGGAAGCGATGCGGCGTCTCGGACAGCGCGAGAAACGCATTCTGTCGATGCGTTTCTTTGAGGGGAAGACCCAGATGGAGGTAGCCGAGGAAATCGGCATTTCCCAGGCCCAGGTCTCCCGTCTGGAGAAATCGGCGATCCAGCAGATGCAGAAGCATGTGAAATCCTAA
- a CDS encoding YlmC/YmxH family sporulation protein encodes MNQETAAGGKKMRISDFQAKDVINVVDGRRLGQISDLELDLRRGVIEAIVVPGYTRFLGLFGGGADLVIPWRNIVKIGSDVVLVKMEEPRPSQETEDREILVLQREDRNERNDRNERSERRAY; translated from the coding sequence ATGAATCAGGAAACGGCGGCTGGGGGTAAAAAAATGAGGATATCCGACTTCCAGGCCAAGGACGTCATTAACGTGGTTGACGGACGGCGGCTGGGCCAGATCAGCGATCTGGAGCTTGATCTTCGGCGTGGCGTTATCGAGGCGATCGTTGTGCCAGGCTATACAAGATTTCTCGGACTGTTCGGCGGAGGCGCAGATCTCGTGATCCCGTGGCGGAATATCGTCAAGATCGGCTCCGATGTGGTGCTGGTTAAAATGGAGGAACCGCGTCCTTCCCAGGAAACCGAAGATCGGGAGATTCTGGTGCTGCAGCGCGAGGACCGGAATGAGCGGAATGATCGAAATGAACGGAGTGAACGCCGCGCCTATTAA
- a CDS encoding YggS family pyridoxal phosphate-dependent enzyme produces the protein MSSTLQERIAEVSRRVKRACERSGRSSQDVTVIAVTKYVSLEKTSAVLDGGLQDIGESRWQDAENKWKALGNRGTWHFIGHLQTNKVKDVIGKFQYIHSLDRLSLAKELQRKAEAAGIDVKVFIQVNISGEDTKFGLEPEKMPDFLREIAGYNNLKVIGLMTMAPHEEDPELTRPVFRGLRELRDKLNGLELTPEPITELSMGMSNDFEVAIEEGATWVRLGTVLVGHEEGS, from the coding sequence TTGTCCTCGACATTGCAGGAAAGAATAGCCGAAGTCAGCCGGCGCGTTAAGCGCGCCTGCGAAAGAAGCGGACGCAGCAGCCAGGACGTTACAGTAATCGCCGTGACCAAATATGTGTCGCTCGAGAAGACGTCTGCCGTACTGGATGGCGGGCTTCAGGATATCGGAGAGAGCCGCTGGCAGGATGCGGAGAACAAGTGGAAGGCGCTCGGGAACCGGGGGACCTGGCATTTTATCGGGCATCTGCAGACTAATAAGGTAAAAGACGTTATCGGCAAGTTTCAATATATTCACTCACTGGATCGCTTGTCGCTGGCGAAGGAGCTTCAGCGCAAGGCGGAGGCGGCTGGTATTGACGTCAAGGTGTTTATTCAGGTGAACATCTCCGGCGAGGATACCAAATTCGGGCTGGAACCGGAGAAGATGCCTGATTTTTTGCGGGAGATCGCGGGTTACAACAACCTCAAGGTGATCGGACTGATGACCATGGCGCCGCATGAAGAAGATCCGGAGCTTACGCGGCCCGTCTTCCGCGGTCTTCGCGAGTTGAGGGACAAGCTTAATGGTCTTGAACTGACGCCGGAGCCGATTACGGAGCTGTCGATGGGAATGTCGAACGATTTTGAAGTGGCGATTGAAGAAGGAGCCACCTGGGTTCGCCTGGGTACGGTGTTGGTAGGCCATGAGGAGGGATCGTAA
- a CDS encoding DivIVA domain-containing protein produces the protein MPLTPLDIHNKEFARRLRGYDEDEVNEFLDQVIKDYESVIRENKELNNQLLALQERLDHFTNIEDTLSKTIIVAQEAADEVKNNAKKESQLIIKEAEKNADRIINEALSKSRKIAIETEELRKQASIYRTRFRTLVEAQLELLSQDDWDALESREVKEEVF, from the coding sequence ATGCCATTAACGCCGCTCGATATACATAACAAGGAGTTTGCCCGGCGGCTCCGAGGTTATGATGAAGACGAGGTCAATGAGTTTCTTGATCAGGTTATCAAGGACTACGAGAGTGTCATCCGGGAGAACAAGGAGCTGAACAACCAGCTTCTGGCGCTCCAGGAGCGGCTTGACCATTTCACGAACATCGAGGATACTTTGTCGAAGACGATTATCGTAGCCCAGGAGGCTGCCGATGAAGTGAAGAACAACGCCAAGAAGGAAAGCCAGCTGATCATCAAGGAAGCGGAGAAGAACGCGGACCGGATTATCAACGAGGCGCTGTCCAAATCGCGCAAAATTGCGATTGAGACCGAAGAGCTGCGTAAGCAGGCTTCGATCTACCGCACCCGGTTCCGGACGCTTGTGGAAGCGCAATTGGAGTTGCTGTCCCAGGATGATTGGGACGCGCTGGAGAGCCGCGAGGTCAAAGAAGAGGTATTTTAA
- the pgeF gene encoding peptidoglycan editing factor PgeF, whose translation MEPFVRLKKEPALYELQPWRGLYPGLVAGFTGRSGGISSEPYTSLNCAFHVGDIPEDVISNRETVAGTLGFALKDWTCGEQVHGADIAVVREEDRGRGSLDRSSAFQNTDGLLTNVPGVLLTSFYADCVPLYFCDPVLGAVGLAHAGWKGTVAEIALAMVRQMEETYGSRPEEIRAAIGPSIGGCCYEVDDFVMDRVRALEGSLPPVEKGAEVLYRPSGANAGKMLLNLKELNRRIMIKAGILTTHIETTSWCTSCNRDLFFSFRKENGVTGRMASLIGIKES comes from the coding sequence ATGGAACCATTTGTTAGGTTGAAAAAAGAGCCGGCTCTTTATGAACTGCAGCCTTGGAGAGGGCTTTATCCGGGACTTGTAGCGGGCTTCACCGGAAGGAGCGGTGGCATCAGCTCTGAACCGTACACGAGCTTGAACTGTGCCTTTCATGTCGGAGACATTCCGGAGGATGTCATCTCGAACCGGGAGACGGTCGCCGGGACTCTCGGCTTCGCGCTGAAAGACTGGACATGCGGCGAGCAGGTACACGGAGCGGACATTGCGGTCGTAAGAGAGGAAGACAGAGGGAGGGGCAGCCTGGACCGGTCTTCGGCCTTTCAGAACACAGACGGCCTGTTGACCAATGTACCCGGCGTTCTGCTTACCTCCTTCTATGCGGACTGCGTGCCGCTCTATTTCTGCGATCCTGTCTTGGGCGCCGTCGGCCTTGCCCATGCAGGCTGGAAAGGTACGGTGGCTGAAATCGCGCTTGCAATGGTCCGGCAGATGGAGGAGACCTATGGCAGCAGACCGGAGGAAATCCGCGCCGCAATCGGTCCAAGCATCGGCGGCTGCTGCTACGAGGTCGACGACTTCGTTATGGACCGCGTCCGCGCGCTGGAAGGCAGCCTTCCGCCAGTGGAAAAAGGCGCGGAGGTACTGTACCGCCCTTCGGGAGCAAATGCCGGCAAAATGCTGCTTAACTTGAAAGAATTGAACCGACGCATTATGATAAAAGCAGGAATATTGACGACTCATATCGAAACTACATCTTGGTGTACAAGCTGTAATCGCGATTTGTTCTTCTCCTTCCGTAAGGAAAATGGAGTGACGGGACGAATGGCGAGTTTGATCGGAATAAAGGAGAGTTGA
- a CDS encoding cell division protein SepF — translation MGVMNRFMSFLGLQEEEEVVEREALTQHEEEELAPAPVEHRKNQRAGNVVSIHSQKNVKVVLYEPRSYDEAQEIADHLRSHRTVVVNLQRVRNDQAMRIIDFLSGTVYALGGGISKIGGNIFLCTPDTVEIQGSISEILADDQDYNRMR, via the coding sequence ATGGGCGTGATGAACCGGTTTATGAGTTTTTTGGGCTTGCAGGAAGAGGAAGAGGTCGTTGAACGCGAGGCGCTAACGCAGCATGAGGAAGAGGAACTGGCGCCGGCTCCGGTCGAGCATCGCAAAAATCAGCGGGCAGGCAATGTGGTCAGTATCCATTCGCAGAAGAACGTGAAGGTTGTGCTGTATGAGCCGCGGTCGTATGACGAAGCCCAGGAAATCGCCGACCATCTCCGCTCGCACCGAACCGTGGTCGTCAATCTCCAGCGGGTCCGCAACGATCAGGCGATGCGGATCATCGATTTCCTGAGCGGAACAGTGTACGCCCTGGGCGGCGGCATTTCCAAGATCGGCGGCAACATTTTCCTCTGCACGCCGGATACAGTGGAAATTCAAGGATCCATTTCGGAAATCCTGGCAGACGACCAAGACTATAACAGAATGAGGTGA
- the spoIIGA gene encoding sigma-E processing peptidase SpoIIGA, whose product MVVYIDLIFAANLLIDAVLLGLTGWMVKIKIRWWRLWLSALVGALYVVMMFVPELSFLYTFLIKFGLSLIMLLTAFGWRSLQSFMRNLGAFYIINFAAAGGVIGVHYLLQSSGDIWNGILYTAAGGYAYRLKIGFWFILAVLLAVLGCYKAVLSSRAKREKLETFIGSVKVEIGGVSVCCPGLLDTGNRLYDPLTRTPVMVMEASLWEDYLPPGWKGRISQEGAEQLVLELDGQSFAWRDRLRLVPYRGVNRSASFMLALKPDAVEVTLGGDTFSHRKVLIGLDGGTLSSEGAYQAIIHPDLAEGTSAEDPGGAA is encoded by the coding sequence ATGGTCGTTTATATCGATTTGATTTTTGCCGCCAATCTGCTGATCGACGCTGTACTGCTGGGATTGACAGGTTGGATGGTTAAGATCAAGATCCGCTGGTGGAGGCTTTGGCTGTCCGCGCTGGTCGGTGCGTTGTATGTGGTGATGATGTTTGTTCCCGAGCTATCATTTCTGTACACCTTTCTGATCAAATTCGGACTGTCCCTGATCATGCTCTTGACCGCATTCGGATGGAGGAGCCTGCAAAGCTTCATGAGAAATCTTGGCGCGTTCTATATCATCAATTTTGCGGCAGCGGGCGGTGTGATTGGTGTTCACTATTTGCTGCAAAGCTCAGGCGACATCTGGAACGGCATTCTCTATACCGCTGCGGGAGGCTATGCCTACCGGCTAAAAATCGGCTTCTGGTTCATCCTGGCCGTACTGCTGGCTGTGCTTGGCTGCTACAAAGCCGTCCTCTCTTCACGGGCGAAGAGAGAGAAGCTTGAGACCTTTATCGGCTCGGTAAAGGTGGAGATCGGCGGGGTGTCCGTGTGCTGCCCCGGGCTCCTCGATACCGGCAACCGGCTCTATGATCCGCTGACCCGGACACCGGTCATGGTCATGGAGGCATCGCTTTGGGAAGATTATTTGCCGCCAGGCTGGAAAGGGCGAATCTCGCAGGAAGGCGCCGAGCAGCTGGTGCTGGAACTGGACGGGCAGTCCTTTGCCTGGCGCGACCGGCTGAGGCTTGTACCGTACAGGGGAGTCAACCGGTCGGCTTCGTTCATGCTCGCCCTGAAGCCCGATGCGGTGGAGGTCACGCTGGGAGGAGACACCTTCAGCCACCGCAAGGTGCTTATCGGGCTGGATGGCGGAACCCTGTCCTCGGAGGGAGCCTACCAGGCGATTATCCATCCCGATCTGGCGGAGGGAACATCAGCCGAGGACCCGGGAGGCGCTGCCTGA
- the sigE gene encoding RNA polymerase sporulation sigma factor SigE, with protein MIKWRLAFQLQYYRVLFLLGLKSQEIYYIGGSEALPPPLTREEEDYLLQRLPSGDSAVRAMLIERNLRLVVYIARKFENTGINIEDLVSIGAIGLIKAVNTFDPEKKIKLATYASRCIENEILMYLRRNNKTRSEVSFDEPLNIDWDGNELLLSDVLGTENDTIYRNIEEQVDRKLLQKALEKLSERERLIMELRFGLRGGEEKTQKDVADLLGISQSYISRLEKRIIKRLRKEFNKMV; from the coding sequence ATGATCAAATGGAGACTGGCCTTTCAGCTCCAGTATTACCGCGTGCTGTTTCTGCTGGGGCTGAAAAGCCAGGAAATCTACTATATCGGCGGCAGCGAGGCGCTGCCCCCGCCACTGACCCGTGAAGAAGAGGATTATTTGCTTCAGCGGCTCCCAAGCGGCGATTCAGCCGTCAGAGCCATGCTGATCGAGCGGAATCTGCGCCTGGTAGTCTACATTGCGCGCAAATTTGAGAATACCGGAATCAATATCGAGGATCTGGTCTCTATCGGTGCGATCGGCCTCATTAAGGCGGTTAATACCTTTGATCCCGAGAAGAAGATCAAGCTGGCCACTTACGCGTCCCGCTGCATCGAGAATGAGATCCTGATGTACCTGCGACGCAACAACAAGACGCGCAGCGAGGTGTCTTTTGACGAACCGCTGAATATCGACTGGGATGGGAATGAGCTGCTGCTATCGGATGTGCTGGGGACGGAGAACGACACCATTTACCGGAATATTGAGGAGCAGGTAGACCGCAAGCTGCTGCAGAAGGCACTGGAGAAGCTGAGCGAGCGGGAACGGCTTATTATGGAGCTGCGCTTCGGGCTTCGGGGCGGAGAGGAGAAGACGCAGAAGGATGTGGCGGATCTTCTCGGTATTTCCCAGTCCTACATTTCCCGTCTTGAGAAAAGAATTATCAAGCGCCTTCGCAAGGAGTTCAACAAGATGGTGTAA
- a CDS encoding RNA-binding protein, which produces MKNDINGHFHPDERPFVDQAYEWVENAARYHEAKLTDFLDPRQGYILHTLVNRHPDVQVKWDGGHEEAERRRALIAPDYRSLDGEDLGLQVLNIVPEEQKQSDLEHGDYMGSLLGLGIKRSKIGDIHVLPGGCHAVVTSDIADYLALHLSSVGRASVSVEVLPVSALKTAEVKLDPVELTVSSLRLDGIAADVVRLSRSKILAPIKAGRVRVNWKVEEDPSSHLKEGDVVSVQGFGRFKMLEVGSLTKKGRYRVKVGKFV; this is translated from the coding sequence ATGAAGAACGATATCAATGGACATTTTCACCCTGATGAACGGCCGTTTGTGGACCAGGCCTATGAGTGGGTGGAGAACGCAGCGCGGTATCATGAAGCCAAGCTGACCGATTTTCTCGATCCCCGTCAGGGTTATATTCTGCATACTCTGGTTAACCGGCATCCGGACGTCCAGGTCAAATGGGACGGCGGACATGAGGAAGCGGAGCGCAGAAGGGCTCTAATCGCGCCGGATTACCGCAGTTTGGACGGCGAAGACTTGGGACTGCAGGTTCTGAACATCGTACCGGAAGAACAGAAGCAGTCTGACCTGGAGCATGGAGATTATATGGGTTCCCTCCTGGGACTCGGAATCAAGCGCAGCAAAATCGGCGATATTCACGTCCTTCCCGGCGGCTGTCATGCCGTAGTGACGTCGGATATCGCCGATTATTTAGCTCTTCATCTGAGCAGCGTCGGCCGCGCTTCGGTAAGCGTAGAGGTCCTTCCCGTCTCGGCACTTAAGACAGCCGAGGTCAAGCTGGACCCGGTGGAGCTAACCGTCTCCTCGCTGCGCCTCGACGGCATTGCCGCCGATGTGGTCCGCCTGAGCCGGAGCAAAATCCTCGCCCCGATTAAGGCGGGACGTGTGCGGGTAAATTGGAAGGTAGAAGAAGATCCGTCCAGTCATTTGAAGGAAGGCGATGTCGTCTCCGTTCAGGGCTTTGGCCGTTTCAAGATGCTTGAGGTCGGAAGCCTGACCAAGAAAGGCCGTTACCGGGTCAAGGTCGGGAAATTTGTATAA
- a CDS encoding Rpn family recombination-promoting nuclease/putative transposase, producing MGHRNGKPDSILNSAGRGEDRSKTGKTQHSGESSQTPHDEAFKKLLQTFFAEFLELFLPELACQLDHGHTRFLQQELLVDIVGQEARQLDLLLETRIREGAAFVLVHLEPQSYRDDTFHERMFIYFSRLFERHRNEYRLMIPIAVFTMDDEREERDTLVMKLPEHDILRFQFLQVKLRRNNWRDFINSDNPVAAALLGKMRYTKKEARELRTAYLRMLLRLRRELDDARLALIMSIADLYYDPSQEEDEAIVRELREMGEEEEAREIMELMPAWKRWGYEEGIEQGIEQGIEQGIEQGIEQGVEQGRLMEKEKVARNLISLGLDTPTIVKATGLDSQQIEAMRQKTK from the coding sequence ATGGGACATCGGAATGGGAAGCCCGATTCAATCTTAAACAGCGCCGGTCGGGGTGAAGACCGGAGTAAAACCGGGAAGACGCAGCACTCTGGGGAATCATCGCAGACACCCCATGATGAAGCGTTCAAAAAGCTGCTGCAGACTTTTTTCGCAGAATTTCTCGAACTGTTTCTGCCAGAACTCGCCTGCCAGTTGGATCACGGTCACACCCGTTTTTTGCAACAGGAACTGCTTGTTGATATTGTGGGCCAGGAAGCGCGGCAACTGGATTTGCTGCTTGAAACCCGGATTCGCGAGGGCGCCGCCTTTGTGCTGGTGCACCTGGAACCTCAATCCTACCGGGACGATACCTTTCATGAGCGGATGTTCATCTATTTCAGCCGTTTGTTCGAAAGGCATCGCAACGAGTATAGACTGATGATTCCGATTGCGGTTTTCACGATGGATGACGAGCGGGAGGAGCGGGACACTCTCGTTATGAAATTGCCTGAACATGATATTTTGCGGTTTCAATTTCTGCAGGTTAAGCTGAGGCGGAACAATTGGCGGGATTTTATCAACTCCGACAACCCGGTAGCTGCTGCGCTGCTGGGGAAGATGAGATATACTAAGAAGGAAGCAAGGGAACTGCGGACGGCATATTTGCGCATGCTGCTCCGGCTCCGCAGAGAATTGGACGATGCCAGGCTAGCCCTTATTATGTCGATTGCGGATTTGTACTACGATCCCTCGCAGGAGGAAGACGAAGCCATTGTCCGCGAGCTGCGTGAGATGGGCGAAGAAGAGGAGGCGAGAGAAATCATGGAATTGATGCCGGCTTGGAAACGCTGGGGTTATGAGGAAGGTATTGAACAAGGCATTGAGCAAGGCATTGAGCAAGGAATCGAACAGGGGATCGAGCAAGGTGTTGAGCAGGGCCGGTTGATGGAAAAAGAAAAGGTGGCCCGGAACCTGATTTCACTCGGGCTCGACACCCCGACAATCGTCAAAGCAACAGGGCTGGATTCCCAGCAGATTGAAGCGATGCGCCAAAAGACAAAATAA
- a CDS encoding YggT family protein produces the protein MPQIYSIINILYNIYFYMILFYVLMSWLPNVRDNFIGELLGKLVEPYLRPFRRIIPPLFGTIDFSPIVALFVLELAMRGLVAVLNYLIA, from the coding sequence TTGCCCCAAATCTATTCAATAATAAACATACTGTACAATATCTATTTCTATATGATTCTCTTCTACGTACTGATGTCCTGGCTCCCCAACGTCCGCGACAATTTTATCGGAGAGCTGCTGGGCAAGCTGGTTGAACCGTATCTCCGGCCTTTCCGGCGGATCATTCCGCCCCTGTTCGGCACGATCGACTTCTCGCCCATTGTCGCACTGTTCGTTCTGGAGCTGGCGATGAGAGGGCTCGTCGCGGTTCTGAACTACCTGATCGCATAG